The sequence GAGCTGGTCGCCCCTGACCGTGGACAGCACGCGCACGGCAATGCCGGCGTTGGCCAGGCAGCGGGCGGCCACGTAACCGTCGCCGCCGTTGTTGCCGCCGCCGCAGCAAACCGTGACGTGGGTGCCGCCGCTCTCCTCCAGATGGTCCAGGATGGCCTCGGCACAACCGCGTCCGGCGTTTTCCATCAGGCAGACGGAGGGCAGGCCCAGCTCGCCGCTGGCGCGGCGGTCGCAGGCCTGCATCTCCTCCACGGACAGGATCCAATCCATCATCGACTCCTTTATGCGGCGCTGACGCGCCAAGCTCTTGCCACCCTTTTTCTCGCGAGAAGAACGATGGCGCCAAAGAAGCGCACTCCAAGGCATTCAGGGCCCCGACCAGGCGGCCGCGAGGCCGCCGTCGAACAGACGGCCCTATCACCTCGTGCCATCACCTTGGCGATTGGTTCAGGCCGAGGCCAACCGCAGGTTGGCCCGTGGCCTTCACCTTCATGTCATCAAACAAGTTTGTCCCAGCGAAAGCTGGGATCCCATGGGCCTCTCAAGCCCTGACATCACACGCACCGACCGGCGTCCTCTTCCACCACCAGCAGCGCCGCCGCATGGGTGCGGCTGTGGGCGAGCGAGACGTGCCAGTGGCAAGCGGGCGGCGCCACGTCCTCCGGCAACCGCAACAGCGGCGGGCCGGGATCGGGTCCAGCGGGCGGCAGCACCTCGATGAGGGCGGCGGCCACCTCCCGGCCCTGTGCGGCCAGCCACTCCCGCACCAGCTCCTTCAGAAGCTGCCGGGCCGCCCGCGAGCCCCGCCCATGGCCGGCCCGGGCAAGGTAGCGCTCCTCCTCCTCGCTGAAGGAGGCGGGGTGAGGGCGCAGCTCATCCAGGGGGGCTTCGCGGAAGGCGCGGTGCAGGATCACGGGATCAGTCGCTCCAGCCCGGATGGCAGCCCTTGTTCAGCGTGTCGAGGATGGGCAGCAACTCGTCGATGCTGTGCAAAAGGAAGTCGGCGCCGCTGTTCTCCGTGTCGAAGTCCGAGCCGTAGATGGCCAGGGCGGTGCGGATGTGCAGGTTGCGGGCGCCCTGGATGTCGCGGTCCGGCCAGTCCCCCACCATCAGCACCTCGTCGTGGCCCAGCTTCAGCAGCTCCAGCATGCTGCGGAAGGGGGCAGGGTCGGGCTTCCACTTGCCCGTGTCGTCGTGGGTGATGACGTGCTGGAAGTAGTGGAGCAGGCCAAGGCTGGCCAGGCGCAGCCAGGCCTGGCGCGCCGGCGCGTCGGACAGCACGCCCAGCTTGTAGCCGCGGCGAATCAGCTCCATCAGCGTCAGCTTGACGTGCGGATAGAGGACCATGTTGGCCTCGCGCGCCCGCCGGTAGGCCACCACCCCGGCGGCCAGCAGGCGGTGGTCGAGGCGGCCCAGCTCCTCGGCCAGGAAATGGTCCAGCACCTCCTGATATTCGATGCCGCGCCGGTCGTAGATGTCGAAGAGGCGCGTCACCGCCTCCTCCTCTTTCATGGGCAGGCCGTGGTCCACCATCGCCCGCGCCGCGGCGGCCACCGCCTCGCGCTTCATCTTCATGAAATCGACCAGGGTGTTGTCCAGGTCGAAAATGACGGCCTTGATCTGCATGGAGGCCTCCTTGGCGGGGAAGATAGGACTCGATGTCCGCGGTGTCAGACGCCTGGCGCGCTGTTATGATGGAATGGTACCAGAGTGATACCATGGGCCATGCCCAGAAAAGTCAGGGATCTTTTGCGGGATTTGGCCCGGGCCGGCTTCGTGTCGCGTGGCGGGATGGGCGGCGGGCGGATCACCATCAGTGGTGCGCCTGGCGACGACGCCCTGCCATTCCAGGCCTTGGCGGAGGTGCGCAATGAAGAAGAGTGACCAGTACCTGAAGCTTGTCGAGTGGTCCGAGGAGGACGGGTGCTATGTGGGAAGCTGTCCGGGCCTGATGCTGGGCGGCGTGCATGGCCCCGACGAGGTTCTCGTCTATCGCCGACTTGTCAAGGCCGTCGAGGATTGGCTGGCCTCTCTTGAAGAAGATGGCCTCCCCCTGCCTCCCGCCACGGCCGGCCGCACCTACAGCGGCAAACTGGTGATGCGCCTGGGGCCGGACCTGCACAAGGATCTGGCCCTTGAGGCCATGCGCGTGAAGGAAAGCCTCAACAGCTACTGCGTGAGGGTGCTGAAGAGCCGGCGAGAATCTGGGCGGACATGACGGCCATGCCGCCGGGCCGTCGTGGGCCGTCGTGGCTTGGCACAGAGTTGAGCATCAACCACAAAGCCCTTGCTGTTTAGCCAGAAGAGCAGCACTCTCCCGCCGGAACTCCACTCCACACAGCACCACTAGTCCAAAAGCCGAGGTTGAAATGAAAGGAATGCTGCCTTTTGCCGGCGCCTGCCTGCTGCTGTCCGTCCAGGCGGCCCAGGCCGGCCAGCCCAGCGTCACCAATGTGACGGCCCAGCAACTGCCCGGCACCGAGATCATCCAGATCACTTACGACCTGGCCGAGGACGAGGGCCTGCCTTGCTGGATCAGCGTGCGGGTGGACCGCGACAACATGGGCGCCTGGCTGGTGCCGGTCTGGTCCCTGAGCGGCGATGCGGGCCCGAACATCCTGCCCGGCGCGGGCAAGACCATCCAGTGGAACGCCGGACGGGACTACGACCGCCATATGGCCAACGCCCAGGTGCGCGTCACGGCCCACAGTCTGGTGGACGGCCTGCCCCAGGACATGGTGCTGGTGCCGGCCGGCGAATTCGTGATGGGTTCAACGA is a genomic window of bacterium containing:
- a CDS encoding HAD-IA family hydrolase, encoding MQIKAVIFDLDNTLVDFMKMKREAVAAAARAMVDHGLPMKEEEAVTRLFDIYDRRGIEYQEVLDHFLAEELGRLDHRLLAAGVVAYRRAREANMVLYPHVKLTLMELIRRGYKLGVLSDAPARQAWLRLASLGLLHYFQHVITHDDTGKWKPDPAPFRSMLELLKLGHDEVLMVGDWPDRDIQGARNLHIRTALAIYGSDFDTENSGADFLLHSIDELLPILDTLNKGCHPGWSD
- a CDS encoding toxin-antitoxin system HicB family antitoxin, coding for MKKSDQYLKLVEWSEEDGCYVGSCPGLMLGGVHGPDEVLVYRRLVKAVEDWLASLEEDGLPLPPATAGRTYSGKLVMRLGPDLHKDLALEAMRVKESLNSYCVRVLKSRRESGRT